ttacaagctgtgaaaagaaagaaaactgCCTTCTATACTTGGAAACAACATGGTCGACCAAAAGAACCTGGTAACTTCTATCTTAAGGAAAAAACAATCACCACATATGATCTCAGGAAACTATGTAGAAAAGAGCAAGCGCTAGAAAGGATTAATACTCAGGGAAACAGAAAACAGAGGGATGGGGTTGGGTAGATTTATTGAAGAACTTATAGTTAAAAacgaaatatatcaaacatCTGACAGTGTATTGGAAGGATGGACAAACCATTTCGGAGATCATGTCAAAAAATCCAACTATCAGAACTTTGATCAGAATCATTTAAAAGCAGTAGaagttgaaacaaaaataatattaaagatatgtAAGGAAAATTATTCACACGAAAAAGTCTCAATCCAAGAATTGAAAAatgctgtaaaaaaaataaataaaattaaagctaTGGACTATTATGGAATCATTGCTGAAAATTTCATTTATGCCAGCGAAACACTTCTAGATTATCTTCAACTTCTAATTAACACAAGTTTTGAACACTGCTACATACcaaatttactcaaaattgGAACCCTTTTTCCTGTATTCTAAAACAAAGGTGACATAAAGAATGCTAAAATAACCGTTGGATCACTGTAACGCCAATCTACTCGAAGATCATAGAGATTTTAATTAAAGGAAGAGAAAATAATAAGATTTTGAAACATCAAAACCCACTGCAAAAAGGTTTCACGGCAAAATCCACTCCATTGCTTTGTGAACTGTTCATTGAGGAATTCGAAAGAGAAAATAAAGATCTAAAGTTACTAACCTATGTTGCATTACTGGATGAAAAAtctgcttttgattttgtagtTCATAAAAACCTGATACGACGTCTTTTCCAAATTGGATTCTCACAACATTCTATTTTACTGATCAgcaatttatatgaaaatgcaACATCCTGTGTAAAATGGGTCAATACaatgtcaaatttattatttaatattgaaCAAGACGTAAGACAAGGTGGAACCATTAGCGCTTACCTCTACAAAGTTTATATCAACCCCCTACTACAAATTCTGAGCAACTCAGGACGGGGAGCCAAAATTGGAAACATAAACTGTTGTGCTCCGAACTGTGCTGACGATATTGCCTCGATATCCAACAATCCCTTTGAActccaaaatatgataaatataaatataacccAGTTAGTATCCGAGCAAAGATTTTGATGCAAGATTTGTGGAAAGAACGCTATGATTGGGACGAACCCCTACCCGAAAATCTACAGTTACAATGGAAGGATCTGGCAAAAGACATAGGAATCGTTACAAGTATGAAATTGCCTAGACAATACTTTACCGGAAATACAAACTCAAGATCACTACATATATTTGTCGACGCAAGCATGAAAGCGTATGGAGCGGTAGCATACATGTATCTATCGAAATGACATAGTGCCGCATTAGTGATGGCAAAAACACGCGTTGCACCCGTTAAAACGCTGACATTGCCACAATTGGAATTAATGGCCGCCGTAATGGGAGCTCGCCTAACACAACATCTTAAATCTACTTTGGAATGTACAGATGTGACACTTTGGTCGGACAGCCAAATTGTACTTCAATGGTTAAAAACGTCAAAACCGTTGAAACGCTTCGTATCAAATCGAATTaaagatattaatgaattaacGGAAGGATGCAAATGGAAATACTGCCCGACAAATTGTAACCCTGCTGATTTGCTCACTCGTGGTATAACCGCAAAACAGTTTATGGAGAACGTATTATGGAAAACAGGACCGACTTGCCTAATTCAACATTCAGCCAACTTGGAAACACATTTACCTATTAACACAGCTTTATCCGTATTAGCAGACGACAATGAGGAGACATTAGATGAAGAAAGCAACACTGACAAAAATGATAATCTTCATTTTGGAattgacaaaattataaatgCTAACAGGTATGGATCTTACAAGAAGCTTTTGCGAGTGACAACGTATGTCCAacgttttattcaaaattgtaaGACAACTAAGTCTATTAGAAACACTGGGGAAATACAACCAGATGAATTACAGCAATCAACTATATTATGGAAACGATGTTGCCAAGCGACGGCATACCTCGGTGAAGTACGCGCACTCACATTAAAAAATGCGCAAAAAACTAAATTTCCACGACTTCGACAACTTCAACTTTATTTTAGATGAAAACAATTTAATGAGATGTAAAGGTAGAATTCATAATGCGCCATTATCCGAATCAGCAAAACATCCTTATATTTTACCAGCAAATAACCGATTATCAGAGCTTATAGTGTTGAACTCACACGAACTAGTTATGCATTCTGGAGTTAATGCCACCGTTACACAGATCCGTCAAACATTCTGGATACCGTCTTTGCGCCAATTCACCCGACAATTACTTCACAGATGTACAACTTGCAAAAAGGTCAACGGAAAACCGTATAGGGCACCAGACCCTCCACCATTACACAAAATAAGACTTCAAGAAGCACCGCCTTTCACAGTTACAGGTATAGACTTTACAGCAGCGCTTCAAGTCAAGGAAAATGATGGTACAAAATGATGGTACATTGAAAAAAGTTTACATATGTTTATTTACGTGTGCGTCGACAAGAGCCGTGCATTTAGAGATAATACCAGCTATGAACGAAGAATCTTTTTTACTTGGATTTAGACGATTTACAAGTAGGAAATCATTACCGCAGATCGTTATGTCGGACAATGcgctttcttttatttcagcgTCACAGGAGGTAAAACGGCTATGTGAGTCAAAGAAAATTGAAGAAGCTTTATCTTCTTTTGGAGTCGAATGGAGATTCATTCCGAAACGTGCACCCTGGTTCGGAGGGTGGTGGGAGAGATTAATTGcacttacaaaaacaaatttgaaaaagacaCTAGGACGTGCGTTAATAAATTTGGATATGTTACAGACATTTGTCACAGAAATAGAGAAAATTCTGAACGATCGACCACTAACATATGTTTCTACAGACATTACCGATAGTGAACCGTTAACACCCGCGCACCTGTTGTATGGACGCCGAGTTACAACATTACCGTATCCACGTACCGAAATGGACAACATTAACGAAACATATGCATTGACTGCTTCAGATATTTCAAAACGTGCTCAAAGATTATCTACtcttattgaacatttttggaACCGTTGGAGATTTGAGTACTTAACCTCACTTCGAGAATTTCATAAAAAGACTGGAGACAATAAGATTAACATTAAAGTAGGAGATGTAGTTCAAGTGCATGACGATAAACCGCGAATTAAATGGAAAACAGCAGTAGTGGAGGAAGTTGTTACTGGTAACAATGGTTTAGTGCGTTCGGCGATAATCAGAACGAACAGTGGTCAGACTTCACGTCCGATCGTCAAACTTTATCCGCTAGAGATCAACGAAGATGAACTATCAAATACATCAGAGGAGACGAAAGAAGTCGATACCAAAATAACACTGCCTATGCGAAAGGCAGCAATGCGTGCAAAGGAGAACATTAAATTTTGGACAAATTCTTAGAGGACATTAAATTTTGTGTCCGATTTTCAAATCGTTATAGAGACCGTAATTGCCcatcatattttaaatcatattttttcgtTTCAATTATGAACATTTAAAGTAATAGtctattgttttgtacataaatacaCTTTGCGGGCCCCAGTATGTTGAGAATAGTTCGAAGTTATAACGTTACGTTTCCCGTATTTACGTTCACATGCTTGTGACGTTGCTTACACCTTGTATGGGCTTCACCATTGTAAATATTATACGCAAAGTAAACACAACGCAAAGTACACATACGACTTTCTTAGTTTATTCCACACAATAGCAGTTGATTTGAGCCAAAGAGAGGGATATCTACTAAAGCCTCAAAAAAGTGTAGTCTTGCCAATCAATACAATGTAATAGCATGCTAGATGTTGAACAAGGTTTTTGGAAacttaaaaatatagatatgcCCATTGTCCAATACTCCTCTCATATTGGAATATAAAAATCTCAAAAAGTCTCTACCAATGCAACCAttactgaaaatatatataaaaaaaaaggccagaAGATCTATGTACAGTCTTATGGGTGCAGGATTACATGGGGAAAACCGATTAGACCCTGAAACAGTAGTCTACTTATTCAGAACATACATCTTACCAGTTTTGACATACGGCCTAAAAGTTTTGATATCAACAGGTAAAAATTTAGATCTTATACAACAGCAACATAAAAGGTGGATTAAACAGATTTTATCTCTCAAACTAAATGTGGCTGACCCAGACGTCTATATATTATCAGGTTTGCTCCCACTTGAAGCAGAGATCTATGTTAAAATTATCACACTATTTGGACATATAACCAGCTCTGAAAGATCGTCCTTAGAGTGGAGAATAGCGGAACAACTTCAAATTTAAACCTACTCAAGCAATAGCTGGTTTATTGATCTGAAAAAGATATGTGGCAAATATGACATCATAGAGCTAGAACAGTATCTTGATaagacattaacaaaaaatggAATGGAAGAGGTTTATAACTAAAAAGATTCACAAGTACTGGGAGGGTGCCATAAAGACCAAAATGAAGGGGTACTCAATACTAGGATATCTTTAATGTGAATATGATATTGGCAGAATTCATCCTTTACTTAAACCAACAAGTGCAAATATAACTGAGATCAAGAAACTGTCCATTTGCACTATATTAGTTACAGGAACCTACatactgcaatctaaaaaaGCGGAATATTCAAATTATGCAACAAATCCGATTTGTAGACTCTGTAATAAAGCTGACGAAACCATTGAACATTTTATCTTATTGTGTGAAACAACATCACCAATAAGGACAACTCTTATCGGCAACATTCTACACGAAGGTAGTCGCCACTTAGCAAGAGAAAGCCTGCAAACTCCTATTGACTTAATAACTCTAATTATTAACCATTATTAATACCTACCAAAGAAGATGTGCAAGGACAGCAAAACATGACATAAGCAGAATTAGCACActacaaattttacaataacaaCCAACAATTTATACGTTATGACAATGCACATAACACTGAGAACAGAATGCTGGTTTTCTGTATTCCCGAGTCAGTTACAGTTTACAACTGTTCCTGAAATATCACGTCACATCCGGTCGTCATGGTCGAGTTTTTTTCTGCTCCGGCAAAAAGTCAAAAAGTTTTCAGTGTGTATTCCGTAATTCATTTgtcaaataagtaaaatattttaacaagtcCAAAATAACTGTATATAACTATTCATATGGATTAATTAATGTTCGAGCATGA
The genomic region above belongs to Mytilus trossulus isolate FHL-02 chromosome 7, PNRI_Mtr1.1.1.hap1, whole genome shotgun sequence and contains:
- the LOC134726569 gene encoding uncharacterized protein LOC134726569 encodes the protein MSDNALSFISASQEVKRLCESKKIEEALSSFGVEWRFIPKRAPWFGGWWERLIALTKTNLKKTLGRALINLDMLQTFVTEIEKILNDRPLTYVSTDITDSEPLTPAHLLYGRRVTTLPYPRTEMDNINETYALTASDISKRAQRLSTLIEHFWNRWRFEYLTSLREFHKKTGDNKINIKVGDVVQVHDDKPRIKWKTAVVEEVVTGNNGLVRSAIIRTNSGQTSRPIVKLYPLEINEDELSNTSEETKEVDTKITLPMRKAAMRAKENIKFWTNS